The window TTCTTTTCATCGCAGTTATTGTGATAGCAGTAGAACTTATAATCGAAAAAATTTAGTTTAGTCTCCACTTGCTACCTTTACTGATCTCGTCTAATTAATAGCGCATACTTATTTTTTATCTCAATTTCATATTCGTTCAATCCATGAATTATTTTTTGTTCTAATTTTCCAATTCCATTTTTTAAATAAAGCTTTCGCTGTACATTCCAACTAATTAGCCAAAATAGCGGACCACCTATAAACCAGACAAAATTATCAGTCTTTGTTCGACAATACTCAATTAAATCAGGCAATTGCTCAACTACTTTTCCAGTAAAAACATACTCTTCATCTCGTTTAGATAACGCTTTATAGAATAATTCCAGATCATTAAATTCCATTTCCTAATCCTCCCCTTTCCTTTTTCTAATTATATCAATACTAGAAGAAAAAACAAACAGGGCTTATTTTTTCTTCTGGCTACAGCAAGAATGCTATTTTATTCGTAAGAATCATTTTTTCAACAAAGATTACAATTCCTTTACAATTGTAGCAATTCATTGCAACGCTACCATGTGACTGCTATGATAAGTTGGAGTCAATATACTATGGACTAAGCTATCGGAGGAATTAACTATGTCATTGAGATCATCTATTAAAGATTCTCATTTATTTCTAAATCGACACAAAACTGAAGTCAATTTAACGCATCCTAGTTTTTCAATTAGTATGCAAGAAGAAAATATTGTCACAACTATTTCCCTAAATAAAGAGCATCCTGTATACTTTAAGGGCTTTTTTATTGTACATCGTGAAACCGGGGAACGTTATACTTTTCCCGCAACCGAAATCGATCATACAACCTTTTCTTTTAAATTTAATTTAACTGAATTTATTCATACACATATCCCTCAAGGTGGACGGGAGCATTTTGAGCTTTACATGACCATCAGCTATTTTATTGAAAATCAATGGTTAGATAAAGAAGAGCCCCTTTCTTTGGATTTATTTGAACAGTTTAATTCCTTTGGATTAACTCAATTCAAAGATCGTGAAGATAATATTTTCCCATATTTTAGTCGTAAAACTAATGGATTCTGTTTTACAGTTAACGTTCCTGTACGTAGTCTTCGCTATATTCAAGGTAGTGAGATTTCTGCTTTGAAAACAAAGGAACAAAAAATCAATATTTATGGAACGATTCGTTCAAAAGCATTTGCGATTAATCGAATTGATACCATTATGGTGGGGAAAAAGACCGGATTAAAACGTAGAATTCATTCAAATGTTCTTCTAGATCGTCTTGATTCTGGCAGTCATTTATATCATTATGATTATCATATTTTAGTAGATACGAAAGAATTTGCTAAAGAACTATTATTAACTGATTTCCCTGATGATGATTTTGACATTTATTTTGAAGTCTATTTAAATGGTTTATTTGAACCAACAGTTATTCGTGTTGGCAATCCACAAAAAATTAAATCAAAATGGATTTACAAAAATGCTTTCTATAGTTATGGAAATACTACTTATACATTTGCACCTAATTTTACTAGTAATTCTCAAAGTCTTTCGATCTGTGTCACACGAATGGAAAAAGCTGTTTTTGCTTATTTCCGTGAAATGCTTCTATTATTTTGGTTTATCCGCCCTTTCTACTTAAAACGAAATATTTGGGTCATTGGAGAAAAGCCAGATACTGCAACTAACAACGGGTTTGCTTTTTATCAATATATGCGAGAAAATCATCCTGAACGTGAAGTTTACTATATTCTTGATGATCTCTCACCTGATTATGAAAAAGTTGCACACTATGGAAAAGAGCATGTTCTGTCTTTCAAATCAAAAAAACATATCTGGCATTTATTTATGGCTCGAGTTATTTTAACAGCTTACTATCCACATGAGATTTATCCAACTCGTACACAACAACTAATAAATTTCATACGTGGGAAAAAGGTCTATCTACAACATGAGATGTTAGGGTTACAGAATGAAATCAATACATTAGGGCATCGTTCGTTACAATTTGAAACAGATTTATTCTTAATCAGTTCCAAAAACGAACAACGTTTAGCAATCAATACATTGGGCTATCCTATAAATCGTGTGGCAATTACT is drawn from Carnobacterium gallinarum DSM 4847 and contains these coding sequences:
- a CDS encoding CDP-glycerol glycerophosphotransferase family protein, with product MSLRSSIKDSHLFLNRHKTEVNLTHPSFSISMQEENIVTTISLNKEHPVYFKGFFIVHRETGERYTFPATEIDHTTFSFKFNLTEFIHTHIPQGGREHFELYMTISYFIENQWLDKEEPLSLDLFEQFNSFGLTQFKDREDNIFPYFSRKTNGFCFTVNVPVRSLRYIQGSEISALKTKEQKINIYGTIRSKAFAINRIDTIMVGKKTGLKRRIHSNVLLDRLDSGSHLYHYDYHILVDTKEFAKELLLTDFPDDDFDIYFEVYLNGLFEPTVIRVGNPQKIKSKWIYKNAFYSYGNTTYTFAPNFTSNSQSLSICVTRMEKAVFAYFREMLLLFWFIRPFYLKRNIWVIGEKPDTATNNGFAFYQYMRENHPEREVYYILDDLSPDYEKVAHYGKEHVLSFKSKKHIWHLFMARVILTAYYPHEIYPTRTQQLINFIRGKKVYLQHEMLGLQNEINTLGHRSLQFETDLFLISSKNEQRLAINTLGYPINRVAITGLASFDWLFDSTKKTSEKQQLLFFPVDHETGLHFQTELIDVLAQNYLAFLTSVEFQKYLTTNQLQLAVALPDAFQKYAAQFQQLNATIYFQSSMNTVDVLKESKLMITDYAPEAFEFSFLAKPVFFYQIETHFQQETDDDVHLNQTYQNELPGEIATNESALLHLLSLAEATNFALSKKNKQKAELLIEYRDTNSRQRIFETVESFTKGIFRNNGSLSNRVGEESID